In the Helicobacter pylori genome, one interval contains:
- a CDS encoding type II toxin-antitoxin system YafQ family toxin: protein MLKVRTKKDFLKDFNKHILSGRITESDVTSVVDCLKKQKPLQQKYCDHALSGNLKGLRECHVKPNLLLIYEIKKQENELVLLRLDTHSELFKK, encoded by the coding sequence ATGCTTAAAGTCAGAACTAAGAAAGATTTTCTTAAAGACTTTAATAAGCATATCTTATCTGGGCGTATTACAGAAAGCGATGTTACAAGCGTTGTTGATTGCCTAAAAAAACAAAAACCACTCCAACAAAAATATTGCGACCATGCTTTGAGCGGCAATCTTAAAGGGTTGAGAGAATGCCATGTCAAGCCAAACTTGTTATTGATTTATGAAATCAAAAAACAAGAAAATGAACTTGTTTTATTGCGTCTAGACACTCATAGCGAGCTATTTAAAAAGTGA